CCAATGCCTGTGGACGACGCCTTCCGCGCCGTTCGTGCCGAGCTGCGATCGCATGATGCGCCGGACGATATTGTCGTGGTCGCGGTCGACGATGCGACGCTGAATGAGATTGGGCGCGATCTGCCGACCAGAATACAAGATGCCGAGGTTGTTGAGAAGATTTTCGCAGCCGGCGCAACAAAGCTAGTATTTGACAGAGCCTATGCCGACCCGGCAACACCGGAAGAAGATGCTGCCTTGGCGAGAACTTTTGCTCGGCATAAGGGTAAAGTGTGGCTTGGGGCGTCTCCAGCTGCAGATAATGGTCTGCAAAAACATGACGGGCTATTCCCTACCACCAAACTGCGCCATAATGTTGAAATGGCGTCGATGATGGGCAATGTTACGCCGTTCGAGTTATCGGTGCAGTTTCCAACCGAAACCAGAATAGGTGATATGCCAACCCCTTCTATATCAGCGGTGTTGGGAGATTATGAGGGCAGATTGCATTGGTATCGCCCTGACTTTGCAATCAATCCCGCAACCATAGAAACCATAAGCTATGCCGATCTTCTGTTTGACCGACTTGATGAAAGGCGCTTGGCTGGACGAAGCGTAATAATTGGGTATACCGATCTTCTGACTTCCGACCTACGTAACCTACCACTTGGAGGAAAAGTTCCGGGCGTGTATTTTCACGTTATGGGGGCCCACACCTTGAAGAACGGGCTTCCATTAGACCTTGGGTGGATACCCGGGCTTGTATTTGTCATAATCATCATTGTGTTTCAGGCAAAACGGAAGAAGCCTCTCCCTAAACTCGCATGGGGTGGCACCCTAGCCTTGTTGATTGCACCGCTTGCTTTCGATTATCTGGCAATCAATATCGATTCTTCAGCCGCTATTCTCACGCTTGGGATAGCCACATTTAGACTGCGTCGCCTTTCTAATCAGGTCTACCATAAGGATACCGATCTTATCTTAGCTGGTGCCATCTCCAGCGGAGAGCATAGCCAAGCACAAGACGTCTATGCATTGAAGATCGAGAATCTTGGTGATCTTACCGAGTCTATCGAACCCAAACAATTTGGCACCTTTATCGAACGTATCATTACTTGTGTTCAGCAGGCCAGCCCATCGACCGGAGCCGATACACAAGTCGCCTTCGAGAAGGACACTTTGCTGTGGTTCGCCCAGAAGCTTGATCGGTCTGAATTGGAAGCAAACAGCCTTGGACTTGTTTCGGTACTGCGCAATGCCATGACCTATCAGGGCAATTGGGCCAACTTAGCCACAACGCTGGGCGTTGATATCAGCTACGACCTTCCCGTTGCCCAACGCGTACAAAATGCCATTCGTGCAGCCGAAAACGGTACCAAGACTAGCAGGCGATTTGTCATTTCGGACGAGCAGTTTCTTGATGAGCGGCGCCGCTATCTCGAACTGCTTGCCGAGCTCAATATTGGCATGAAGGCTGAGACTATCGGAGTTGCATATCAGCCCAAGATCCGATTGGCGAACGACACGGTCGCCGGTGCCGAAGCCCTTATTCGATGGCATCATCCGGAGCTCGGCTATGTTGACCCTTTCGAACTGGTTACCACCGCAGAAGAGCATGATCGGATCAATGAGCTTACCATCTATGTACTTGACCGTGCTTTGGGTGAGGCCAAGGAAGCCGTTTTAATTGACCCGGATTTCAAGCTCGCCGTCAACTTTTCGGCGCAAGCTCTGGCCGACGAGATGATCCTGCATCATACCCCCCGGCTACTTAAAGAGCACGCATTCCCGTCACGCAATCTCATCATAGAAGTAACCGAGTCAGCAAGGCTGGATGGCAAACGGGTGAACAGCAAAATCGCGGAATTGAGAGAGCACGGCATTTCCTTCTCGATTGACGATTTTGGCACCGGCCATTCCAGCCTGGATTATCTCAGCCGCGTTCCCTGTCAGGAACTCAAGATGGACCGCAAATTTGTCAGTGGCATGCAATCATCCGAAGACAATGCCAATTTGGTAAAAGGCACCATCGATATGGCACATTCGCTCGCCAAGTCCGTGGTCGCAGAAGGCGTTGAAGATGCGGCCACCGCCAATGCCCTACGCAATATTGGATGCGATCTGGCACAGGGCTATTTCTATTCGCCTGCGATTAGCATGGCAGATATCACCAAAATGATCGTAAAGCGGCGAAACGCAGCGTAACCTTGCAATATATTTTACATTCTGTTAACCATAATTGTTAGTGCAATTCTATGGAGACAGGAGATTGCTATGTTCTGGCGTTTTTTCCACGACGTGTTCGGCCGTCGCTAAGACCTACCAAGATACATAAAAAGCCCCGGTTTTCCGGGGCTTTTTTGTTGCTCTTGCTACTTTGGTGCTGACCGCCAACCATCACATTGAAGCCAAGCGATGCACGCCGAATCGGACGCACTTTAACCCGATTCGGAATCAATGCGTTTAACCATATTTGGTCATAAATTTTTTCACATTGCGCGCCGCCTGTCTCAGGCGTTGCTCATTTTCAACCATCGCCAGCCGCACATAGCCCTCGCCTTCTTCACCAAAACCCACACCCGGGGCAACCGCCACCTGGGCCTCTGCGAGCAGCTTCTTGGAAAACTCCATCGCGCCCATTTCTTTGAACGCTTCCGGGATTGGTGCCCAGGCGAACATGCTCGCGGCAGGCGGCGGGATATCCCATCCGGCGCGACCAAAGCTTTCGACCATCACATCGCGGCGCGACTTGTAGAGCTGGCGATTGGCATCAACATTGTCCTGCGGCCCATTCAACGCCGCCACCGCTGCTGCCTGTATCGGGGTAAAGGCACCATAGTCGAGATAGCTTTTCACCCGGGTCAGCGCGTCAATCAGCGTCTGGTTGCCAACCGCAAAGCCCATGCGCCAGCCGGCCATGGAATAGGTTTTCGACATGGAGGTGAATTCGACCGCAACATCCTTCGCGCCCGGCACCTCGAGGATAGATGGCGTCGGCTCATTGCCGAAATAGATCTCGGCATAGGCGAGATCGGAAATAACCCATAGGTCATGCTTTTTGGCAAAGGCGACTACCTCTTTGTAGAAATCGAGATCAGCGACATAGGCGGTCGGGTTGCTGGGATAGCCCATGACCAGCACTTTGGGCTTGGGCACGCTATAGGCCATGGAATAGTGCAACCGCTTGAAGAAATCCGGCCCTGGCGCGGCGGGGATAGACCGGATCGCAGCCCCCGCAATTATGAAGCCAAAAGTATGGATCGGATAGCTCGGATTAGGGGCAAGCACGACATCGCCCGGCGCGGTGATCGCTTGCGCCAGATTGGCCAGCCCTTCCTTGGAGCCCAGCGTGACCACCACCTCTGTGTCAGGATCAAGATCGACATTGAAACGCCGCGCATAGTAGGCTGCCTGTGCCTTGCGCAGCCCCTTAATCCCCTTGGACGCCGAATAGCGATGCGCATTGGGATCATTGGCGACTTCGGTCAGCTTGTCGATAATATGCTGTGCCGGAGCACCATCGGGATTGCCCATGCCAAGATCGATAATATCCTCCCCCCGCGCCCGCGCCGCCGCCTTCATCGCATTCACTTCGGCGAAGACATAGGGCGGCAATCGGCGGATACGGTAGAATTCTTCGGTCATTTCCTTGGTCTCGGACTGGTGTTTCTCCTCGGCGCGGTTTGGCCGATCCAGTCAGGGCTGTCGAGCATTTTCATGCGTGCAGCAACGCCATGGCGTAAATATATGTCGCGCCACCACCAATGGTTATGCAACAATGGTTACGCTGGCGCGGCGAAGCTGATAAGCTTCGACAAAAGCACCATCATAGGAGTCTCGCCATTATGTCCGCATCACAACCAGAGATGCCCGGTCTCAATATTCCCGGCATGGATATGTCCGCCATGAGCGAGGCGATGCCGAAACTCGAAGATATGCAGCACTGGACCTGGGTGATGGGCAGGGCACAGCAGATGATGATGGAGCATATGGCCGAAATGGCGAGCAAGCAGCCGTCGAAAATGGCGGCCGACGCGCTCACCCAGTTCTGGGATCCTTCCTATTGGCAAGAGCAAATGGCGAATATGCCGAAATTCGATCCGGCGCAGATATTCGAGATGCAGAGCCAGTTCTGGCAGCAAGGGCTTAACCTGTGGCAGGGCCTGCTCGCCGGAGAAGTGCCCAAGGAAAGCAACAAACCCGACAGGCGCTTTCAGGCAGACGAATGGCAGAGTCATCCTGCCTTCTCGACGCTGGTGCAGGGCTATACCATGATTGCCGATCATCTTTTGCGGCTGACCGATACGGTGGACGGCATTGACCCAAAGGCCAAGGCACAATTACGCTTTGCGATGCAGAATATCGTTGATGCCAGCGCGCCGTCCAACTTTGCCCTCACCAATCCGGCGGTGATCAAAAAGACGATTGAAACCAAGGGACAGAATCTGCTCACCGGGCTGGAGCATATGCTGCGCGACATCCGCAACGGCCAGATGACGCATACCGACCCCAATGCGTTTGAGCTTGGCCGCAATATCGCGGTGACGCCCGGCAAGGTGGTGCATGAGACCGCGCTTTATCAGCTGATCCAGTATAGTCCGACCACCGACAAGGTGCTGAAGACGCCGCTGATCATCTTCCCGCCCTGGATCAACCGTTTCTACATCCTCGATCTCAACGAGAAGAAGAGTTTCGTCAAATGGGCCGTGGATCAGGGCATCACCCTGTTCATGGTATCGTGGAAGTCCGCCGACAGTTCGATGCGCGAAGTGATCTGGGATGATTATGTCCGTTCCCAGATCGACGCGATTGATACCGTGCGTGAGCTGCTCAAGGTTCCCGATGTGCACACCATTGGCTATTGCGTCTCCGGAACCACATTGGCGGCAACCCTGGCGCTGATGGCGGAGCGCGGCCAGGCCGAAAAGGTGAAGAGCGCCACCTTCTTCACCGCACAGGTCGATTTTGCCCATTCAGGTGATCTAAAGCTGTTTATCGATGACCAGCAGTTGAAGCTCATCGACACCGTCGCCGCCGATAGCGGCTATCTTGATGGTCGCTATATGGCGGCCACCTTTAATATGCTGCGCGGCCGGGATCTGATCTGGAACTATGTCGTCAACAACTATCTGCTGGGTGAGGACTATCCGCCTTTCGACCTGCTGCACTGGAATGGCGACACCACCAACCTGCCGGTGAAATGGCACAAGGCCTATCTCGCCGATCTCTATCGCGACAACAAGCTGGTCGAGCCGGGCGCGATCACCATTGATGGCACCCCGATTGATCTGAGAAAAATCACAACGCCGATATTGGTACAGGCCGGCAAGGAAGACCATATTGCGCCCGCGAAGAGCGCATGGAAAATCATGGACCATGTCAGCGGCCCGAAAGAGTTTATGCTGGCAGGCTCAGGCCATATTGCCGGGGTGGTCAATC
The sequence above is drawn from the Parasphingorhabdus sp. SCSIO 66989 genome and encodes:
- a CDS encoding EAL domain-containing protein is translated as MHSQNTKSRASLTGPLGWIGSLLQRIPFRRKSASTADEVKKKRRNIAITAIAIGAIAGFIELPMPVDDAFRAVRAELRSHDAPDDIVVVAVDDATLNEIGRDLPTRIQDAEVVEKIFAAGATKLVFDRAYADPATPEEDAALARTFARHKGKVWLGASPAADNGLQKHDGLFPTTKLRHNVEMASMMGNVTPFELSVQFPTETRIGDMPTPSISAVLGDYEGRLHWYRPDFAINPATIETISYADLLFDRLDERRLAGRSVIIGYTDLLTSDLRNLPLGGKVPGVYFHVMGAHTLKNGLPLDLGWIPGLVFVIIIIVFQAKRKKPLPKLAWGGTLALLIAPLAFDYLAINIDSSAAILTLGIATFRLRRLSNQVYHKDTDLILAGAISSGEHSQAQDVYALKIENLGDLTESIEPKQFGTFIERIITCVQQASPSTGADTQVAFEKDTLLWFAQKLDRSELEANSLGLVSVLRNAMTYQGNWANLATTLGVDISYDLPVAQRVQNAIRAAENGTKTSRRFVISDEQFLDERRRYLELLAELNIGMKAETIGVAYQPKIRLANDTVAGAEALIRWHHPELGYVDPFELVTTAEEHDRINELTIYVLDRALGEAKEAVLIDPDFKLAVNFSAQALADEMILHHTPRLLKEHAFPSRNLIIEVTESARLDGKRVNSKIAELREHGISFSIDDFGTGHSSLDYLSRVPCQELKMDRKFVSGMQSSEDNANLVKGTIDMAHSLAKSVVAEGVEDAATANALRNIGCDLAQGYFYSPAISMADITKMIVKRRNAA
- a CDS encoding LL-diaminopimelate aminotransferase, with product MTEEFYRIRRLPPYVFAEVNAMKAAARARGEDIIDLGMGNPDGAPAQHIIDKLTEVANDPNAHRYSASKGIKGLRKAQAAYYARRFNVDLDPDTEVVVTLGSKEGLANLAQAITAPGDVVLAPNPSYPIHTFGFIIAGAAIRSIPAAPGPDFFKRLHYSMAYSVPKPKVLVMGYPSNPTAYVADLDFYKEVVAFAKKHDLWVISDLAYAEIYFGNEPTPSILEVPGAKDVAVEFTSMSKTYSMAGWRMGFAVGNQTLIDALTRVKSYLDYGAFTPIQAAAVAALNGPQDNVDANRQLYKSRRDVMVESFGRAGWDIPPPAASMFAWAPIPEAFKEMGAMEFSKKLLAEAQVAVAPGVGFGEEGEGYVRLAMVENEQRLRQAARNVKKFMTKYG
- a CDS encoding PHA/PHB synthase family protein, with the translated sequence MDMSAMSEAMPKLEDMQHWTWVMGRAQQMMMEHMAEMASKQPSKMAADALTQFWDPSYWQEQMANMPKFDPAQIFEMQSQFWQQGLNLWQGLLAGEVPKESNKPDRRFQADEWQSHPAFSTLVQGYTMIADHLLRLTDTVDGIDPKAKAQLRFAMQNIVDASAPSNFALTNPAVIKKTIETKGQNLLTGLEHMLRDIRNGQMTHTDPNAFELGRNIAVTPGKVVHETALYQLIQYSPTTDKVLKTPLIIFPPWINRFYILDLNEKKSFVKWAVDQGITLFMVSWKSADSSMREVIWDDYVRSQIDAIDTVRELLKVPDVHTIGYCVSGTTLAATLALMAERGQAEKVKSATFFTAQVDFAHSGDLKLFIDDQQLKLIDTVAADSGYLDGRYMAATFNMLRGRDLIWNYVVNNYLLGEDYPPFDLLHWNGDTTNLPVKWHKAYLADLYRDNKLVEPGAITIDGTPIDLRKITTPILVQAGKEDHIAPAKSAWKIMDHVSGPKEFMLAGSGHIAGVVNPPAAKKYQYWTNPDETGSLSAFIEGAEEHPGSWWPYWVQWLEKQAPAKTAAKGARIPGEGDKPAIEDAPGRYVRQ